From the Chryseobacterium viscerum genome, one window contains:
- a CDS encoding EpsG family protein, producing MSLLHPYYIIAIVYMLFFSIQEVYGKKVDKKWFWFLAVYFILIAGLRNEVGPDYGSYKGIYIYSDTKSYYSIFMKMLHMEGSENLDVEWLYTLINKILLNFFNAPFYMLTLVIAIFAMIFKVEYTEDNTFYPFTFTLFMFIPNFFIGESGQIRQNLGTFIVYFAIRYIKERKFWHYLFFIFIGSGIHSVCYLFLPMYWLARVPLNKTVMLIMIIGSVFLSPFEIYRSFGGFLDGMASNSTLVEGFNGYMDETVQRLNGGIGIPEVMMAILTFFLFVFDTKMKELYPYYEYHRNYAVIGICLYFIFRNNPIFSSRLAGAFIGFSYIIIPNAMYVVSARTKNMIYAFIISLVVFNFVVFSLFNNIKAGRFSIERYKNHILP from the coding sequence ATGAGTTTACTACATCCATATTATATTATTGCCATCGTCTATATGCTGTTCTTCAGTATTCAGGAAGTGTATGGAAAAAAGGTTGATAAAAAATGGTTCTGGTTTCTTGCTGTTTATTTTATTCTTATTGCCGGGCTTAGAAATGAGGTAGGTCCTGACTACGGAAGTTACAAAGGAATTTATATTTATTCTGATACCAAAAGCTATTACAGTATCTTTATGAAGATGCTCCACATGGAAGGATCTGAAAACCTGGATGTAGAGTGGCTGTATACATTGATTAATAAAATACTTCTCAATTTTTTTAATGCCCCTTTTTATATGCTGACGCTGGTCATTGCTATTTTCGCGATGATCTTTAAAGTAGAATATACAGAAGACAATACATTTTATCCGTTTACCTTCACTCTTTTTATGTTTATTCCCAACTTTTTTATCGGAGAAAGTGGGCAGATCAGACAAAACCTCGGGACCTTTATCGTTTACTTTGCAATACGATACATCAAAGAACGGAAATTCTGGCATTACTTATTTTTCATATTTATAGGATCAGGTATACACAGTGTCTGTTATTTATTCCTGCCAATGTACTGGCTGGCCCGTGTTCCCCTGAACAAAACGGTAATGCTGATTATGATTATAGGCTCGGTCTTTCTCTCTCCGTTTGAAATATACAGGAGTTTTGGAGGCTTCCTGGATGGAATGGCCTCGAATAGTACGCTTGTAGAAGGTTTCAACGGATATATGGATGAAACGGTACAGCGATTGAATGGTGGTATCGGGATTCCGGAGGTGATGATGGCGATTTTGACCTTCTTTCTTTTTGTTTTTGATACTAAGATGAAAGAGCTTTATCCTTATTATGAATACCATAGAAACTATGCTGTCATCGGTATTTGCCTGTACTTTATCTTTAGAAATAACCCTATTTTCTCCTCGAGACTTGCAGGAGCTTTCATTGGGTTCTCGTATATTATTATTCCAAATGCCATGTATGTTGTTTCTGCGAGAACCAAGAACATGATTTATGCGTTTATCATTTCACTTGTCGTCTTCAACTTTGTTGTTTTCTCACTCTTTAATAATATCAAGGCGGGACGATTCTCAATAGAACGTTACAAAAACCATATTCTTCCATAG